A genomic region of Fusarium falciforme chromosome 4, complete sequence contains the following coding sequences:
- a CDS encoding Type 1 phosphatases regulator, with the protein MSQRQQQQSNAPAPAQTQTETPKEPETGEPAPRILRLRGAHSSNGRSVQWAEDVVDNEGLGRKSSKVCCIYHKPKPVDESSDESSSDSSSDSDSDSEPEGARPAGGKRQGCGHGHDHGRRGRRSGGKGKAKRAPSPNAYEKVPKPKPKDGPEATSS; encoded by the exons ATGTCACaacgacagcagcagcagagcaaTGCGCCGGCCCCTGCGCAGACGCAGACCGAGACCCCGAAGGAGCCCGAGACTGGCGAGCCGGCGCCGCGGATCCTAAGACTTCGGGGCGCACATTCTTCCAATGGGCGGTCAGTGCAGTGGGCGGAGGACGTTGTAGATAACGAGGGTCTCGGGCGGAAGAGCTCCAAGG TGTGCTGCATCTACCACAAACCCAAGCCCGTCGACGAATCCAGCGACGAATCCTCCTCCGACTCGTCCTCCGACTCAGACTCGGACTCGGAGCCCGAAGGCGCGCGACCGGCGGGCGGCAAACGTCAGGGCTGTGGACACGGGCATGACCACGGACGGCGGGGGCGCAGGAGTggcggcaagggcaaggcgaAGAGGGCGCCGAGTCCCAACGCGTACGAAAAGGTGCCCAAGCCGAAACCAAAGGATGGGCCCGAGGCCACGTCGTCATAG
- a CDS encoding L51-S25-CI-B8 domain-containing protein, which translates to MRSLGERLNTLRRKLINIKCGPGAAVLPPEVTRIHMDFAKSLKGHMGAKKFWRENLPRLKYHNPSVPMIVNRHTQSENKPTLSIYLRKPDASSPPPATRNQPASSRDNLSKAAPPDADERVVTIDMSEKHSSHILEYVLAETRAVVIQPTKEEIRELQEIEAMRKQAEVDRDRMRALREEKKREEDMLKRARAAGGVAEEEES; encoded by the exons ATGAGGTCTCTCGGCGAACGTCTCAACACGCTTCGTAGG AAG CTGATCAACATAAAATGCGGTCCCGGTGCTGCAGTCCTCCCCCCGGAGGTAACTAGAATACACATGGACTTTGCCAAGAGCCTCAAGGGCCATATGGGAGCCAA AAAGTTCTGGCGCGAGAACCTCCCCCGGCTAAAGTACCACAACCCCTCGGTCCCCATGATCGTCAACCGCCACACCCAAAGCGAGAACAAGCCCACCCTATCCATCTACCTCCGCAAACCTGACGCATCCTCTCCACCCCCCGCGACTCGCAACCAGCCCGCCTCCTCGCGCGACAACCTCTCCAAGGCCGCTCCCCCGGATGCCGACGAGAGGGTCGTCACCATCGACATGAGCGAGAAGCACTCGTCGCACATCCTCGAGTACGTCCTGGCCGAGACCCGTGCCGTCGTCATCCAGcccaccaaggaggagatccGGGAGCTGCAGGAGATTGAAGCCATGCGCAAGCAGGCCGAGGTCGACAGGGATCGCATGAGGGCACTccgggaggagaagaagcgcgagGAGGACATGCTGAAGCGAGCCCGGGCGGCTGGTGGCgttgccgaggaggaagagtcaTGA
- a CDS encoding HECT domain-containing protein, giving the protein MAPWSTRRGSQPNNNSSGDLISRIHNTALHTPTTLNAVYSTALPPTPNGRNFDLSISNANADSSSDDSDFHPSRPPSKPARRPQHTRSMSQPFPSLFSSKKKRQNSVGAPPPDLGFTDDAAMPRQAPKNHARNPSHTRGGPAGSKDFATGNCMTCGSLVRWPRDLKVFKCTICTTVNDLEPLSADNVTSRTRRDASQGPPGAPQPSSARVPHISIEQTRRLVQQSIRSYLSKKLHRVPKPAHDAQNHSNNRLSFSSRMQAAGHKPVVIDSKREVSAPSKSPTIHVSHYVFDEEPTLRASAQRTNSAPIARSYSSSYPEKPPVQNVLSGDESKDHHTPPSTTDDSDPKRIFKPLEDYLVACFGSFECINSSFMTHHHRHPPRGGSESTRRRPVAQHEHREQREHRREPSENRKAREQREERSSPQENDGMWDLDPKLLLLGDFAENGTWWTGSQEGTRSRRPPTHRNERSFSSVPAITKTPQMNWGDLMGWYSAVVNTAAGWFVVYEEFSRADDFQPPTARELQSFERDLLQGQEHARRVLLKATEMLLKRPGRPLKDPADLRFLLILLENPLLYEDQQLFGGILQPDAKPLADKETRSGKIGTPESGLLSGQHSGIIKRIVGLISNSSVECHNQLITWFARHHPSRFTRTKELASGFLTYRMLRQRDKKREVRVDITAGLIPQMQEGRSGAYLYDEINRSGSSKKTKEPEKKIVYSDDWQIKASSRVLALLFAANNLPHGRRSEDAPPITSKNSTGPSRDIVHSHGQVLPTSDFYNSMIDYTDLIADFENWEARRGKFSFCQYPFLLSIWAKNHILEHDARRQMQSKARDAFFDSIMSRKAINQFLELNVRRDCLVDDSLKAVSEVIGSGSEDIKKGLRITFKGEEGVDAGGLRKEWFLLLVREVFNPDHGMFIYDEDSQHCYFNPNSFETSDQFFLVGVVMGLAIYNSTILDLALPPFAFRKLIASAPTQGTGASSHPRPPMRYTLEDLAEYRPGLARGLRQLLEYEGNVEETFALDFVIETEKYGTTVEVPLCPGGDRIPVTNNNRREYVDLYVRYIIDVSVTRQFEPFKRGFYTVCGGNALSLFRPEEIELLVRGSDEALDIDSLRGVAEYDNWGSKKPDGSEPVIDWFWETFKAATPEDQRKLLLFITGSDRIPAMGAAVLPIKISCLGEDEGRFPIARTCFNMLSLSRYESKERLEKLLWTAVRESEGFGLK; this is encoded by the exons ATGGCTCCCTGGTCGACTCGTCGTGGGTCTCAACCCAACAACAACTCTTCTGGTGACCTCATCAGTCGAATTCACAACACCGCTCTACACACGCCTACGACTCTCAACGCAGTCTATTCGACAGCGCTGCCACCAACACCGAATGGTCGCAATTTTGACCTGTCCATCTCCAATGCTAACGCCGACTCGAGCTCCGACGACTCCGACTTTCACCCCTCGCGACCACCGTCCAAGCCTGCTCGCCGACCCCAGCACACGCGCTCTATGAGCCAGCCCTTCCCTTCTCTCTTtagcagcaagaagaagaggcagaACTCTGTCGGCGCGCCTCCGCCCGACTTGGGCTTTACAGATGACGCCGCAATGCCTCGACAAGCGCCCAAGAACCACGCCCGGAATCCTTCTCATACTCGAGGGGGTCCTGCAGGGAGCAAAGACTTTGCGACAGGAAACTGCATGACCTGTGGTTCCCTAGTGCGGTGGCCGAGGGACCTCAAGGTTTTCAAGTGCACCATCTGTACCACTGTCAATGACCTGGAGCCGCTAAGTGCGGACAATGTCACCTCGAGAACGCGGCGCGATGCAAGCCAAGGCCCCCCTGGCGCACCCCAACCCTCTTCGGCAAGAG TCCCGCATATCTCGATCGAGCAAACGAGACGACTTGTTCAGCAATCCATTCGTTCGTACTTGTCCAAGAAACTACATCGAGTTCCTAAACCCGCGCACGATGCTCAAAATCATTCGAATAATAGACTATCGTTCAGCAGCCGAATGCAAGCTGCTGGCCATAAACCCGTGGTAATAGATTCAAAACGGGAGGTGTCGGCTCCCTCCAAATCTCCCACTATACATGTGTCGCATTATGTATTCGATGAGGAGCCAACCCTACGAGCCAGCGCTCAGCGAACGAATTCTGCGCCTATTGCTCGATCTTACTCGTCTTCATACCCAGAAAAACCTCCAGTACAGAACGTCTTGTCAGGGGATGAGTCCAAGGATCACCACACTCCACCCTCGACGACAGACGACAGCGACCCTAAGCGAATATTTAAACCGCTGGAAGACTACCTAGTTGCCTGTTTCGGCTCATTTGAATGCATCAACTCGTCATTCATgacccatcaccatcgccatcccCCAAGAGGGGGAAGTGAATCAACCCGCCGGAGGCCTGTAGCGCAACACGAGCATCGAGAGCAACGAGAGCATCGTCGAGAACCTTCAGAAAACCGGAAAGCGCGCGAACAGCGAGAAGAGCGAAGCAGTCCCCAAGAAAACGATGGAATGTGGGATCTTGACCCGAAGCTGCTTCTACTGGGCGACTTTGCAGAGAATGGAACGTGGTGGACTGGCAGCCAGGAGGGGACGCGATCTCGGAGACCACCAACGCATCGAAATGAGCGTAGCTTTTCAAGTGTTCCAGCTATTACCAAGACCCCACAGATGAATTGGGGCGATTTGATGGGCTGGTACAGCGCTGTCGTAAACACCGCCGCCGGCTGGTTCGTTGTATATGAAGAGTTTTCTCGGGCTGATGACTTCCAGCCGCCTACTGCACGAGAGCTGCAGTCTTTCGAGCGAGATCTTTTGCAGGGCCAAGAGCATGCTCGACGTGTGTTACTCAAAGCAACAGAAATGCTCCTTAAGCGACCCGGGAGGCCCCTGAAGGACCCGGCAGACCTGCGGTTTCTTCTCATACTGCTTGAAAACCCACTCCTTTACGAAGACCAGCAATTATTTGGCGGAATCCTCCAGCCAGATGCCAAGCCATTAGCAGACAAAGAGACACGATCTGGGAAAATAGGCACCCCCGAAAGTGGCCTCCTTTCTGGCCAACATTCTGGAATCATCAAGCGCATCGTTGGGTTGATCTCCAACTCGTCGGTTGAATGCCACAACCAATTGATCACCTGGTTTGCGAGACATCACCCCTCTCGATTTACAAGGACGAAGGAGCTGGCTTCTGGCTTCCTCACATACCGCATGCTGCGCCAAAGGGATAAGAAACGAGAAGTCAGAGTTGACATAACGGCTGGCCTGATCCCACAGATGCAAGAAGGACGATCGGGGGCCTATCTCTATGACGAAATCAACCGCTCTGGCTCCTcaaagaagaccaaggagcCTGAAAAGAAGATTGTGTACAGCGACGATTGGCAAATAAAGGCCTCTTCACGAGTTCTGGCTCTCCTCTTTGCCGCCAACAACCTCCCCCATGGGAGACGGAGTGAAGACGCACCGCCGATCACTAGCAAAAACAGCACCGGGCCGAGCCGAGATATCGTTCATTCTCATGGACAGGTGCTGCCGACGAGCGACTTTTATAACTCGATGATTGATTATACTGATCTGATTGCCGACTTTGAGAACTGGGAAGCTCGGAGAGGAAAATTCTCGTTCTGCCAGTATCCATTCCTCCTTAGCATCTGGGCCAAGAACCACATCCTTGAGCATGATGCTCGTCGTCAGATGCAGAGCAAAGCCCGAGACGCCTTCTTTGATAGTATCATGAGTCGCAAGGCTATCAATCAGTTCCTCGAACTCAACGTGCGACGAGATTGCTTGGTCGACGACAGTCTGAAGGCTGTCAGTGAGGTCATTGGAAGCGGGAGCGAGGACATCAAGAAAGGCCTCCGCATTACTttcaagggcgaggagggagTTGATGCTGGCGGTTTACGCAAGGAATGGTTTTTGCTTCTCGTCAGAGAAGTTTTCAATCCCGACCATG GGATGTTTATCTATGACGAGGACTCTCAGCATTGCTATTTCAACCCCAACTCATTCGAGACTTCAGATCAGTTCTTCTTGGTTGGTGTTGTCATGGGCTTGGCTATTTACAACTCAACCATTTTGGACCTGGCTCTCCCACCTTTTGCTTTCCGGAAACTCATCGCATCGGCTCCTACTCAGGGCACAGGAGCCTCTTCCCACCCCAGGCCCCCTATGCGATATACTCTCGAGGATCTTGCTGAATACCGACCTGGACTGGCTCGAGGACTTCGACAACTGCTCGAGTATGAGGGTAATGTGGAGGAAACCTTTGCTCTTGATTTTGTCATCGAGACGGAGAAATATGGCACCACCGTCGAGGTTCCTCTTTGTCCAGGAGGTGATCGCATTCCTGTCACAAACAATAATCGGCGAGAATATGTGGACCTTTACGTGCGGTACATCATCGATGTGTCTGTGACGAGGCAGTTTGAGCCTTTCAAGAGGGGCTTCTACACTGTGTGCGGAGGTAATGCCCTATCCCTGTTCCGACCGGAAGAGATTGAGCTTCTTGTACGAGGGTCAGATGAGGCCCTCGATATTGATTCCCTACGGGGTGTTGCTGAGTACGACAACTGGGGCAGCAAGAAGCCAGATGGCTCCGAGCCTGTTATCGACTGGTTCTGGGAGACATTCAAAGCGGCCACGCCTGAAGACCAGCGCAAATTGTTACTGTTCATTACTGGCAGTGACCGAATCCCCGCCATGGGCGCTGCTGTGTTACCCATCAAGATTTCCTGCCTCGGAGAAGATGAGGGCAGGTTCCCCATTGCCAGAACATGCTTCAACATGCTGTCCCTCTCACGATACGAGTCCAAGGAGAGGCTGGAGAAGTTGCTGTGGACGGCCGTCCGTGAGAGTGAGGGCTTTGGACTAAAGTAA
- a CDS encoding S10-plectin domain-containing protein — translation MLIPKADRKKIHEYLFREGVLVAQKDFNLPKHPDIDTKNLFVIKALQSLNSRGYVKTQFSWQYYYYTLTPEGLDYLREWLHLPAEIVPATHIKQQRSHAPPRGMLGEGERERRPFGRGRGGDRGDREGGYRRRDAGEGKEGGAPGEFAPQFRGGYGRGRGAAPPS, via the exons ATGTTGATTCCCAAGGCCGACCGCAAGAAGATCCACGAG TACCTCTTCCGAGAGGGTGTCCTCGTCGCCCAGAAGGACTTCAACCTTCCCAAGCACCCCGATATCGACACCAAGAACCTGTTCGTTATCAAGGCTCTTCAGTCCCTCAACTCCCGCGGCTACGTCAAGACCCAGTTCTCGTGGCAGTACTACTACTACACCCTGACCCCCGAGGGTCTCGACTACCTGCGCGAATGGCTTCACCTCCCCGCTGAGATCGTTCCTGCTACCCACATCAAGCAACAACGATCGCACGCTCCTCCCCGTGGCATgctcggcgagggcgagcgCGAGCGAAGACCCTttggccgtggccgtggtggCGACCGAGGCGACCGTGAGGGCGGATACCGACGAAGGGATGCtggcgagggcaaggagggcGGTGCTCCCGGCGAGTTCGCTCCTCAGTT CCGTGGTGGTTACGGCCGTGGCCGTGGCGCTGCTCCCCCCTCTTAA
- a CDS encoding Sde2-N-Ubi domain-containing protein, translating into MSSRNLNVLVTSFAGLGLPPTLVLPLPPSTTVTELRDRIDERLPTTQSRLILTTLSNKQLPSASDSPISEYLSTSDDEFLSLRLAVPLCGGKGGFGSQLRAAGGRMSSRKKKNQEDHGSSRNLDGRRLRTVNEAKALAEYLAIKPEMEKKEKEKRRERWEQIVQLSEQKEAEIKSGSKSRLDGKWVEDKEESSERTRDAVLAAMKAGNYKDNLLSTSHESNSTQASNEQSGSDEEKGASSQGSTPPPVEQAKPEKEKARTFFGFDEDDEFMSSDDEEAEEK; encoded by the coding sequence ATGTCGTCGCGAAATCTAAACGTGCTGGTTACCAGCTTTGCTGGTCTCGGCTTGCCACCTACACTCGttctgcctcttcctccatcaACTACCGTCACAGAACTGCGAGATCGCATCGACGAGCGACTACCAACAACTCAGTCCAGACTCATTCTCACAACTCTTTCAAATAAGCAACTGCCATCAGCTTCGGATTCGCCAATCTCCGAATACCTTTCGACAAGCGACGATGAGTTCTTGTCGTTGCGACTGGCAGTGCCGCTCTGCGGTGGCAAGGGTGGTTTCGGATCACAGCTGAGAGCTGCAGGTGGTCGCATGTCTtctcggaagaagaagaaccaaGAAGATCACGGTTCGAGCCGTAACCTGGATGGCCGACGGTTGCGCACGGTgaacgaggccaaggctctgGCCGAGTATCTCGCCATCAAgcccgagatggagaagaaggagaaggagaagcgccGTGAGCGCTGGGAGCAGATTGTCCAGCTGTCGGAGcagaaggaggctgagatCAAGTCGGGCAGCAAGAGCCGGCTTGACGGCAAGTGGGttgaggacaaggaggagagCAGCGAGCGTACCCGAGATGCTGTCCTAGCTGCCATGAAGGCTGGCAACTACAAGGACAACCTACTGAGCACCTCTCACGAGTCAAACTCTACGCAGGCGAGCAATGAGCAATCCGGCTCGGATGAGGAAAAGGGCGCCTCGTCTCAGGGATCAACGCCGCCCCCGGTGGAACAAGCCAAGCctgagaaggaaaaggcgAGGACATTCTTTGGatttgacgaggatgacgagtttATGAGCTccgacgacgaagaggccgaggaaAAGTGA
- a CDS encoding Cytochrome c oxidase subunit has translation MAEDGQELVTKPFKFVTAGTDARFPNQNQTKHCWQNYVDYHKCILAKGEDFAPCRQFWLSYRSLCPSGWYNRWDEQREAGNFPVKLDA, from the exons ATGGCGGAAGACGGTCAGGAGCTTGTCACCAAGCCCTTCAAGTTTGTCACTG CTG GCACCGACGCCCGTTTCCCCAACCAGAACCAGACCAAGCACTGCTGGCAAAACTACGTCGACTACCACAAGTGCATCCTCGCCAAGGGTGAGGACTTTGCGCCCTGCCGCCAG TTCTGGCTCTCTTACCGATCCCTCTGCCCCTCCGGCTGGTACAACCGATGGGATGAGCAGCGCG AGGCCGGAAACTTCCCCGTCAAGCTGGACGCTTAA
- a CDS encoding RRM domain-containing protein: MSDAARWKATVYVGGLSQMVTTGHILDAFIPFGEIVDCKLPKPEAPNSGEAHRGFAYVEYEDAADAKEAIDNMDQSEFFGRILKVSQAKAPKSADEGLGSKTAIWEKEGWLAEHAADENDRLGDDAKVVPDSGPDPMQGLEGLDVAGPKPE, from the exons ATGTCAGACGCAGCTCGATGGAAGGCGACCGTCTACGTTGGTGGACTCTCCCAGATGGTCACCACCGGTCACATCCTTGACGCCTTCATCCCGTTTGGAGAGATTGTCGACTGCAAGTTGCCAAAGCCTGAAGCACCAAACTCTGGAGAAGCCCACAGGGGGTTCGCATATGTCGAGTACGAGGACGCCGCCGATGCGAAGGAGGCAATCGACAATATGGATCAGTCGGAGTTTTTCGGAAGGATCCTCAAGGTTTCACAGGCCAAGGCACCCAAGAGCGCCGACGAAGGACTGGGCAGTAAGACCGCTATCTGGGAAAAG GAAGGTTGGCTGGCTGAGCATGCGGCGGATGAGAATGACagacttggagatgatgcaaAGGTAGTGCCAGATTCTGGCCCTGACCCCATGCAAGGGTTGGAGGGACTCGACGTTGCAGGGCCGAAACCTGAGTGA